One Sulfoacidibacillus ferrooxidans DNA window includes the following coding sequences:
- a CDS encoding zinc-binding dehydrogenase has translation MASTMKAAVFVGINQPLQIEELLMPEPMDGEVLIQVAACGVCHTDLHVILGDVNFPTPAVLGHEISGTIAKIGPHVEGFTIGQRVVSSFIMPCGTCEYCQSGRDDMCEKFFSLNRLKGQLYDGQTRLFRPDGSPVWMYSMGGLAEYAVVPVTDVFPLPDAVALDEAAILGCAVFTAYGAVRHAADLHAGDTVAIVATGGVGLNAIQWAKTFGASQIIALDIDHDKLDLAKTMGATHAVHVEDDPIAKVKALTFGKGVDVAIEALGSTQTFSLASELVRDGGRVIVVGIAKSGLTAPVELQRVVRRGLQIIGSYGARVRTDMPKIIQLTASGQMNYKQSITEAFSLEQADEAYTALRNRQIKGRAIVRMMR, from the coding sequence ATGGCAAGTACAATGAAAGCTGCTGTCTTTGTGGGGATCAATCAACCATTGCAGATAGAAGAACTTCTTATGCCAGAGCCAATGGATGGAGAAGTATTGATACAAGTCGCGGCTTGCGGAGTTTGTCACACGGATTTACATGTGATCTTAGGCGATGTGAACTTTCCTACTCCTGCTGTTCTAGGTCATGAGATTAGTGGAACGATCGCCAAAATAGGACCACATGTAGAAGGATTTACGATTGGGCAACGCGTAGTATCATCCTTTATTATGCCATGTGGTACATGTGAATACTGTCAATCAGGTAGAGATGATATGTGTGAAAAATTCTTTTCATTGAATCGCTTAAAAGGACAGTTATACGATGGGCAAACCCGCTTATTTCGACCTGATGGGTCTCCAGTGTGGATGTATTCCATGGGAGGACTTGCTGAATACGCAGTCGTTCCCGTCACAGATGTATTCCCCTTACCTGATGCAGTTGCACTTGATGAAGCGGCCATTCTTGGATGCGCTGTATTTACCGCGTACGGTGCCGTTCGCCACGCCGCAGATCTTCATGCTGGAGATACAGTTGCGATCGTAGCCACTGGAGGTGTAGGGTTGAACGCGATTCAATGGGCCAAGACATTTGGTGCTTCGCAAATTATTGCATTAGATATCGACCACGATAAATTAGATCTTGCAAAAACTATGGGTGCTACACATGCAGTGCACGTTGAGGATGATCCGATCGCCAAAGTAAAAGCGTTAACATTTGGAAAAGGGGTGGATGTTGCCATTGAGGCATTAGGTAGTACGCAGACGTTCTCACTAGCGTCTGAGCTTGTAAGGGATGGTGGGCGTGTGATTGTAGTTGGCATTGCAAAGTCGGGTCTTACTGCACCCGTCGAGTTGCAACGTGTCGTTCGACGGGGATTGCAGATCATAGGATCATACGGTGCGCGCGTACGAACAGATATGCCAAAAATTATCCAATTAACGGCATCTGGACAAATGAACTACAAACAATCGATTACAGAGGCGTTTTCATTAGAGCAGGCGGATGAAGCGTATACTGCACTTCGTAATCGTCAGATTAAAGGACGTGCGATTGTTCGCATGATGCGGTGA
- a CDS encoding YolD-like family protein, with product MGKLLDGNVFAFMRIILPEHREKMRDMRNRRLPSIDADLIDDEKYMEMQEIVEMALNNAASIEVKVRKGKDHDIIYQGIPKIKGERLYIGSYEVPMRDVIDMRRLD from the coding sequence ATGGGCAAATTATTGGATGGAAACGTATTTGCTTTTATGAGAATCATTTTACCTGAACATCGTGAAAAGATGAGAGATATGAGGAACAGGCGATTACCATCGATCGATGCTGATCTGATCGATGACGAAAAGTACATGGAGATGCAAGAGATTGTAGAGATGGCATTGAATAATGCCGCCTCTATTGAAGTGAAGGTGAGGAAAGGGAAGGATCACGACATCATCTACCAGGGTATTCCAAAGATAAAAGGTGAACGTCTGTATATAGGAAGTTATGAAGTGCCTATGCGAGATGTGATAGATATGAGGAGATTAGACTAG
- a CDS encoding sigma-54 interaction domain-containing protein has product MADQTNHVLDTILQLMCEGIVIVDVHGMITELNEAYARFLGIQREQALHRHVTEVIQNTRLHKVLQSGVAEKGQIQIIHGHEMLVHRIPVLREDVVMGAIGLVIFQGVNEQYQMMDRIHQLTLSSTREKTPPSVDSPTTLRSFDAVIGHSTEMMALKKMSMRVAQTSMTVLITGESGTGKELFARAIHSESPFAKGPFIDINCAAIPEHLLESELFGYEEGAFTGAKKGGKTGKFEAAHTGTLFLDELGDMPLTMQAKLLRVLEDHSVVRVGGIKKHPVTLRVIAATHRNISDMVAKGEFREDLYFRLSTMHIQIPPLRYRKSDIPTLVHYYIEQLSTRLQVPKKRLDDRTMQVFYDYAWPGNIRELVNVIEVILEMMEGCIVYPEDFPEFIKKKLMSPDVQKESEQSPYIENNITLKGQRIHGDREIILAALQQARGNKVVAARLLGIHRSTLYLKLKQLGL; this is encoded by the coding sequence ATGGCTGATCAAACAAACCACGTTCTAGACACCATCCTGCAACTCATGTGCGAAGGCATTGTCATCGTGGATGTCCATGGGATGATTACAGAACTCAATGAAGCGTATGCAAGATTCCTTGGTATCCAAAGAGAACAGGCATTGCATCGCCATGTAACTGAAGTCATTCAAAACACCCGATTGCACAAAGTATTACAATCTGGAGTTGCTGAAAAGGGGCAAATCCAAATTATCCATGGCCACGAAATGCTGGTGCACCGCATTCCTGTGCTTCGTGAAGACGTTGTGATGGGCGCCATCGGTCTAGTGATTTTCCAAGGTGTAAACGAACAATATCAGATGATGGATCGCATTCATCAATTAACCCTATCGTCAACTCGCGAAAAAACTCCGCCTTCAGTCGATTCACCAACTACATTGCGGTCATTTGATGCAGTGATCGGCCATAGCACAGAGATGATGGCATTAAAAAAAATGTCGATGCGCGTAGCACAAACGAGCATGACCGTGTTAATTACCGGAGAAAGTGGGACAGGCAAAGAGTTATTTGCTCGTGCCATCCACAGTGAAAGCCCATTTGCAAAAGGTCCATTTATCGATATCAATTGTGCAGCCATCCCGGAGCATCTACTAGAGTCAGAATTATTTGGCTACGAGGAAGGCGCCTTTACTGGAGCCAAAAAAGGCGGGAAAACAGGAAAATTCGAGGCCGCTCACACAGGAACACTATTTCTTGATGAGTTAGGTGACATGCCATTGACTATGCAAGCCAAATTATTACGTGTATTAGAGGACCACTCCGTAGTACGCGTTGGTGGAATTAAGAAGCACCCCGTTACCTTACGTGTTATCGCCGCCACACACCGCAACATATCCGATATGGTTGCAAAGGGAGAATTTCGCGAGGATCTATACTTCCGCTTAAGTACGATGCATATCCAAATTCCCCCGCTTCGCTATCGGAAATCAGATATTCCCACTCTAGTTCATTATTATATAGAGCAGTTGTCTACACGACTTCAAGTACCTAAAAAGCGTTTAGATGATCGCACGATGCAAGTGTTTTATGATTATGCATGGCCTGGGAATATTCGCGAACTTGTTAATGTAATTGAAGTAATACTAGAAATGATGGAAGGATGTATAGTCTATCCAGAAGACTTTCCAGAATTTATAAAGAAAAAATTGATGTCTCCAGATGTACAAAAAGAAAGTGAACAGAGTCCCTATATAGAAAATAACATCACATTAAAAGGGCAACGAATACACGGAGATCGAGAAATTATTTTAGCTGCATTACAACAAGCGAGAGGTAATAAGGTTGTTGCTGCACGTCTGTTAGGCATTCATCGATCGACGCTGTATCTAAAATTGAAGCAACTTGGACTATAA
- a CDS encoding ABC transporter permease yields MFNLIRNENMKIYRRSRTWVMMVLLVIVIALVAIVMVTHQPAPGSNWKQNMIVQTDQLQQEIAHTRHMPAREIARLQAKIKVNQYDIVHNMNPSQTTGWGFAATAENIAPVLIAFIVVVAGDSVASEFSSGTIKMLLTQPATRAHILLAKYLALLMYSLFATIFMFVCSVLLGWIFFGIAGAGSPEVYLDAHQTIQQMSVLSYVLMQYGFLWIQIVMTATIAFMISAIFRSSALAITISLLAFLIGSTVVSALSSYSWVKYILFANTDLSQFVVNGPSIQGLTLGFSISILVAYFIVMNILAWVFFVKRDVAYT; encoded by the coding sequence ATGTTTAACCTCATTCGCAATGAAAACATGAAAATTTATCGCCGATCTCGAACGTGGGTCATGATGGTGCTCCTTGTGATCGTGATCGCTCTTGTGGCGATTGTGATGGTCACTCATCAGCCAGCGCCAGGATCGAATTGGAAACAAAACATGATCGTACAGACGGATCAATTACAACAAGAAATCGCTCACACAAGGCACATGCCCGCAAGAGAAATTGCCCGATTACAGGCAAAAATTAAAGTCAATCAATACGATATCGTACATAATATGAATCCTAGTCAAACGACCGGGTGGGGGTTCGCTGCTACGGCAGAAAATATAGCACCTGTCTTAATTGCGTTTATTGTCGTTGTTGCAGGTGATAGTGTAGCTAGTGAATTTAGCTCTGGAACCATCAAGATGTTGCTCACGCAACCAGCGACTAGAGCTCATATTCTCCTGGCTAAGTATCTGGCACTGCTGATGTATAGCTTATTTGCGACGATCTTTATGTTTGTCTGTTCTGTTCTTCTTGGCTGGATATTTTTTGGCATAGCAGGAGCAGGGTCACCAGAGGTCTATCTGGATGCACACCAAACGATTCAACAGATGAGTGTTTTGTCCTATGTGTTGATGCAGTATGGATTTTTATGGATACAAATTGTGATGACTGCGACCATTGCCTTTATGATCTCTGCTATTTTCCGTAGCAGTGCACTTGCGATTACGATCTCTCTTCTCGCCTTTTTAATTGGCAGTACGGTGGTCAGTGCACTGTCAAGTTACAGCTGGGTCAAATATATTCTCTTTGCCAATACGGATCTCTCGCAGTTTGTCGTCAATGGTCCGAGCATTCAGGGTCTGACACTTGGATTTTCTATCAGCATACTTGTAGCGTATTTTATCGTGATGAACATCTTAGCGTGGGTCTTTTTTGTCAAGCGAGATGTAGCATACACGTAA
- a CDS encoding SDR family oxidoreductase: MIQDKVVVITGASSGIGQATALQLAKDGAKVVLSARRTDRLEKTVQEIVQSGGIASYFAADVISKTDVQALADFAMHTYGRIDVWVNNAGLMPLSYLNKRKIDEWETMVDVNIKGVLYGIAAAIPIMEQQHSGHIINVSSVAGHRVGMAGAVYSGTKFAVRAITEGLRMELSPTANIRATIISPGLVETELLTTITDEDALIALKARASSALQSQDIANAIAYAVDQPEWASVNEIVIRPTTQPS, encoded by the coding sequence ATGATTCAAGATAAAGTGGTTGTTATCACCGGAGCGAGTAGTGGGATTGGACAGGCTACAGCACTCCAATTGGCTAAAGACGGTGCCAAGGTTGTGTTGTCGGCACGCCGTACCGATCGACTAGAAAAGACGGTGCAAGAGATCGTTCAGTCGGGTGGAATTGCGAGCTATTTTGCTGCTGATGTTATATCGAAAACGGATGTGCAGGCTTTGGCTGATTTTGCAATGCACACCTACGGACGGATTGATGTATGGGTAAACAATGCAGGACTTATGCCACTTTCGTATCTCAATAAACGAAAAATTGACGAGTGGGAAACCATGGTTGACGTGAACATTAAAGGTGTACTTTATGGAATTGCAGCTGCAATTCCAATTATGGAGCAACAGCATAGTGGTCATATTATCAATGTTTCTTCTGTTGCAGGCCATCGAGTGGGGATGGCTGGTGCTGTGTATAGTGGAACTAAGTTTGCAGTTCGTGCCATTACAGAGGGATTGCGTATGGAATTATCCCCAACTGCCAATATTCGGGCAACGATTATTTCTCCAGGCTTAGTGGAGACCGAATTACTTACGACAATCACTGATGAAGATGCGTTAATTGCTCTAAAAGCACGTGCATCATCAGCTCTCCAATCGCAAGACATTGCAAATGCAATTGCGTATGCTGTGGATCAACCGGAGTGGGCATCTGTGAATGAGATCGTGATTCGACCAACTACGCAACCTTCATAA
- a CDS encoding DNA polymerase IV, whose translation MIQMIYGLVDMQSFYASCEVATRGEFARGRSQYDDATDPSLVVAGDPEHRRGIILAATPAAKAKGITTAMTLGESLRLDRQLIVVKPRMELYLEVSVRIQQTIQQHFPLHEQFSVDEAFFAFPYPTGMFYDPIMVSKALKDDIWDQFRIRCRIGLGPNKWIAKMANKAAKKAANGIVWWKEEQVQQELEKIPVSEMWGVKKRGEVLQRAFGCQTIGDVAAISRGQLKQRFGNVWGEILFRWSHGIDRSPIDPSSYMAPNKGYSHRTTLSRDYAERSEIGIVLLELLDEVCERVRHSGQKGRRISVGVTYAGFVGGFYKAKTLGEYVDDAKLLYPVCLALFDRFWTGGSVRAVAVGLDDLIERTEMIQLSLFEDAIKNSRLNTVVDDLHTRFGELSVYRASSLLPAGQKKVRSSKIGGHTAR comes from the coding sequence ATGATTCAGATGATCTATGGACTCGTCGACATGCAATCCTTTTATGCATCGTGTGAGGTTGCCACTCGCGGTGAATTTGCACGCGGACGAAGTCAGTATGATGATGCAACAGATCCATCTCTGGTGGTGGCAGGCGATCCAGAGCATCGAAGAGGGATTATTTTAGCTGCTACACCAGCGGCTAAAGCTAAAGGGATTACTACTGCAATGACGCTAGGTGAATCTTTACGATTGGATCGCCAGTTGATTGTGGTGAAACCCCGGATGGAGCTGTATCTCGAAGTGAGTGTGCGTATTCAACAAACGATTCAACAACACTTCCCTTTGCATGAACAGTTTTCAGTGGATGAGGCATTCTTTGCATTTCCTTACCCTACGGGGATGTTTTATGATCCAATCATGGTGTCTAAAGCGCTAAAAGATGATATTTGGGATCAATTTCGTATTCGTTGTCGCATCGGACTAGGGCCGAATAAGTGGATTGCTAAGATGGCGAATAAAGCAGCTAAGAAGGCGGCAAATGGCATTGTCTGGTGGAAAGAAGAACAGGTTCAACAAGAACTTGAAAAAATCCCTGTTTCGGAGATGTGGGGAGTGAAAAAGCGCGGAGAAGTCTTACAACGAGCATTTGGTTGTCAAACGATAGGAGATGTAGCAGCCATTTCGCGCGGACAATTGAAACAACGGTTTGGGAATGTATGGGGTGAGATTCTGTTTCGCTGGAGTCATGGCATCGATCGATCACCGATTGATCCATCGTCTTACATGGCACCGAATAAAGGGTATTCGCATCGTACGACGCTTTCTAGAGATTATGCTGAGCGCAGTGAGATTGGGATTGTGCTACTAGAATTGCTAGATGAGGTATGTGAACGCGTTCGGCATAGTGGGCAAAAAGGGCGGCGCATTAGTGTGGGTGTCACTTATGCAGGATTTGTGGGTGGATTTTATAAAGCAAAAACACTTGGAGAGTACGTGGATGATGCGAAGTTACTGTATCCTGTTTGCTTGGCATTGTTTGATCGCTTTTGGACTGGTGGATCTGTCCGTGCAGTTGCTGTGGGATTGGATGATCTCATTGAACGTACGGAGATGATTCAACTCTCTTTATTTGAAGATGCGATAAAAAATAGTCGATTAAACACAGTCGTGGATGATCTGCATACACGTTTTGGGGAATTGAGTGTGTATCGAGCATCCAGTTTATTGCCAGCTGGTCAAAAGAAGGTTAGAAGTAGCAAAATTGGTGGACATACTGCGAGGTGA
- a CDS encoding RNA-guided endonuclease InsQ/TnpB family protein, translating to MLRFRLEPAKEQEQKLLHTFRLCRKMYNQALEERITSYRQHGVSIHYTDQQNRLPAWKREHPEYKDIHSQVLQNVLQRLDQAFVNFFEKRAGFPSFKDKFCFRSITYSQARPSYFREDGSVFLPKIGRVKMIAHQPFDAASVKIINVKFHDGRWYVNLTYVTEAVAPLREIQNAAGIDLGLLSLIATSDGEFFENPQWLQKSEKSLKRMQRQLSRKKKGSKNREKAKHELQGAHDHVANQRKDHLHKVSRSLMDRYDLICMEDLQVKGMMKNHRLVKSIANASWGKLATYLEYKAKNAGKQLIKVPPHHTSQLCSAGCGTLVKKDLLVRIHQCPTCGLDIDRDVNAAINILQRGLEIVRQAG from the coding sequence GTGTTGCGCTTTCGTTTGGAACCCGCCAAGGAGCAGGAACAAAAGCTCCTCCACACTTTCCGTTTGTGCCGAAAAATGTACAATCAAGCACTGGAAGAACGGATCACTTCCTATCGCCAACACGGGGTCTCGATTCATTACACGGATCAACAAAACCGCTTGCCAGCGTGGAAGCGAGAACATCCTGAGTACAAGGACATTCACTCTCAAGTGTTGCAAAATGTGTTACAGCGTTTGGATCAGGCGTTTGTCAACTTCTTTGAAAAGCGAGCTGGCTTTCCTAGTTTCAAGGATAAGTTCTGCTTTCGATCCATCACTTATTCGCAAGCAAGACCCAGCTATTTTCGTGAAGATGGCTCTGTGTTTCTCCCCAAAATCGGTCGAGTCAAAATGATTGCCCATCAGCCCTTTGATGCGGCGTCCGTCAAAATCATCAATGTCAAATTCCATGATGGCAGATGGTACGTAAACCTTACTTATGTGACAGAAGCAGTCGCACCACTCAGAGAGATTCAAAACGCGGCGGGCATTGACCTTGGATTGCTTTCGCTGATTGCCACATCAGATGGAGAATTCTTTGAAAATCCGCAGTGGCTACAAAAGAGCGAAAAGAGTCTGAAACGCATGCAACGACAGCTTTCCCGCAAAAAGAAAGGCAGCAAGAATCGCGAAAAGGCTAAGCATGAACTTCAGGGCGCCCACGACCATGTGGCAAACCAGCGTAAAGACCATCTGCACAAAGTGAGCCGATCGCTGATGGACCGCTACGACCTCATCTGCATGGAGGATTTGCAAGTGAAAGGGATGATGAAAAATCATCGACTTGTGAAATCCATTGCGAACGCAAGCTGGGGAAAACTCGCTACCTACCTGGAATACAAAGCAAAAAACGCTGGCAAGCAACTGATTAAAGTGCCACCGCATCATACGTCGCAACTTTGTAGTGCCGGTTGCGGAACCTTGGTAAAAAAAGATTTGTTGGTGCGTATCCATCAATGCCCGACGTGCGGACTAGATATCGACCGAGACGTGAATGCGGCGATCAACATTTTGCAACGCGGCTTGGAGATAGTGCGACAAGCTGGCTGA